The Aulosira sp. FACHB-615 nucleotide sequence ACTAATTTCTTTGAGGAGGTTGCGAAATTTCGTTGTGCTAGTTTCAGCCTTCCGCATCAAAGTTAATTTATGTTGAATTAAGGGATGGTCAATAACGGTGACTTGATTTTGCATTTTGGTTATTAGTTATTGGTCATTGGTCATTAGTTATTTGCCATTTCCACAAAGGACAAATGACTAATGACTATTAAAATTAAAATACTGTCCCATCACTGTCGATTTGGATAGGGGGTTGACCGCCTTTTCTGAGTTCTGCGGCTATTTTGCGTCCGGCTGTCCAGGTTCCGCCTTGGAGAATTTTTACTAAAGGTAGTTCTGCAACACTCATTCCTAACTTTTTGCGGATGTTAGCTGCTATTTCATCTAATAACATTACAGTTAAAGCCCGCCATTCAATGATTAATTCAGAACTGACAGAATGAGATGAATGCAAAAGATTTGGGTCTTTCAGCTTAATTAATTCTAAATCGAGACATAAACCACCATTCCGATATTCTGGTAATCCCGTTAGTGCATCTAAATCAGTAATAGTTAAACCCATTTCTTGTAATGGTTCTAATAAAGAATATGTCAACCATTGGGAAAGTTTGTGAAATGGTACTAACCCATCATCACTAATAGCAGAATGTTGCCAGACATCACCAAGATTAACACCAGCAATGGTTAATCTTCCCGGCCAAATATCACTTAACCCTTCAAGTACAGCACTGAATACTGTTGTTGCTGCTAACTGCCCATTTTGGGACTTACTGACAAGATAATTCACTAAATTACCTGGGCGCGGGTTTTCTTCGCCAAATAAATGAGGGAAAGCAATTACAACTCGCCCCAATCTTTGTAATAATTGCGATCGCCCACTCATTCCCACC carries:
- a CDS encoding URC4/urg3 family protein gives rise to the protein MEKIEYLRSPRAIRERCGQILALVNEGKSPYFTCDLSQLGKVADYVIEVMRGEYPDFNIPFHSRWRHFEAQNIPRLAKLNNLLAGLTPLQQAIAKFDLAIVSVLLDAGAGESWRYREQSTGLSLGRSEGLAIASLEMFCQGAFSLSGLPQVDALKLLRLTEAELATGFQVSTENPLVGMSGRSQLLQRLGRVVIAFPHLFGEENPRPGNLVNYLVSKSQNGQLAATTVFSAVLEGLSDIWPGRLTIAGVNLGDVWQHSAISDDGLVPFHKLSQWLTYSLLEPLQEMGLTITDLDALTGLPEYRNGGLCLDLELIKLKDPNLLHSSHSVSSELIIEWRALTVMLLDEIAANIRKKLGMSVAELPLVKILQGGTWTAGRKIAAELRKGGQPPIQIDSDGTVF